In Variovorax paradoxus, a single genomic region encodes these proteins:
- a CDS encoding non-ribosomal peptide synthetase, with protein sequence MNAVLRPATGNGTGPAAGGIIECVIPTTESQREVWLGAMLSPEASLAYNESVLLRLHGPLNARALGLAMAELVERHQSLRATIAPDGGCMLVGQAPAEPMGMMDLAALDASSREQVLESARNAAVCTPYSLEHGPLFRAVLYRLGEDEHELVMSAHHVVCDGWSWAVITEQLGHLYAEQIGQGLRLKAAPSFADFAAEEAAEAAHPDMQQHVDYWLERFSGGTPPVLELPLDHPRPAVRTFTSLRTERTLDRRLVTAMRSVSTKAGTSLFAGLLGAFVATLHRLTGQDDIVVGIPASGQLARDMPGLVGHCVNLLPLRVNAHAHLRFDELMSECGTAVLDAFEHQSLTYGALLGQLSLQRDASRLPLVSVMFNVDPDVASGTDSFVGLSVKQDTVPRQYENFELFLNLRPLEGGLVIEAQYNTGLFDELSVQRWLDMFECVLRSATRDPSEAIGRLEVLSTEASLVLAALQPAPTELLGEPLAHAGFVARALLQPDRPALRDGARRSSYAALDAQSNRLAHALRERGIGRGQRVGLCLERGTDMLVALLAVLKSGAAYVPLDPAFPQARLDHYAEDARLGLLLTTSDIAAAPRQWRADAGLRIFEIDRDTAWHQAPADALEPGEQDAGAEDPAYVIYTSGSTGKPKGVCVPHRAVANLLQSMRVEPGIGAMDRIAAVTTLSFDIAVAELLLPLAAGAEIVMVQRETAMDGNRLRALLEEEDVTILQATPGMWQLLLDAQWPGASGFRGWIGGEPVRPRLALELLERCEQLWNVYGPTETTVWSTVWNMQRDVVASRGVSIGHPIDNTQVWILDAELRPCPLGVPGEICIGGDGVTLGYHERPELTAERFVTARILGHATALYRTGDRGRWRNDGLLEHMGRLDFQVKVRGYRIEPGEIEARCNEVAGVSRSVVVAREDNPGDVRLVAYLALAPNAAGAAFDLDALMRHLQASLPAFMLPQHVVTLASLPTLPNGKLDRASLPAPQAVPRENMQRGAGPRSDSERKVLAAMEQVLSLPGLDMKDDFFTMGGHSLLAARLATLLSREFQITLPLRTLFEAPTAERLAVAVEALQGAGVGERVPLAHRPDRATAPMTPSQERIRFMEELHPGRSVYNAPSAQRLLGEFDAARFESVLREIIRRQPALRTSMGTDPVSGQSVQSIAQSVDFSLPVIDLRDLPADQREAELAEQMQELADRPIDIHRAPMAHAALFRLDERDHAFVFVPHHLVWDGWSFDLMQRELSALYDAAERGRPHGLPAIATTHGDYAEWLAQWMQEPAFDEQIGFWRKRFAAAPLPRLPNTDMPRRAGKSGQGGTQWIQIDLATTQRLREVARGMDVTLSMLTFGLYALTMACTIGSDSIVIANPVRGRQQPETEDVMGVFNNVLPVSLQVDMRQSLPGFMRYVKEELLTLMNYQQVPFERLMAEPGSGGQAKASGPYQSMFSFQDARDRSRRLGSLQTRQMHLMQRGATDDIGVWLMDKPGGLEGALIYNADIYLRETGAQLRERYLELLQRAADRPEGSLAYIASAEGSSSAAYLRKLAADTSRAEAPASAAPGAPKAKTGLMNPEQAQLAQVWAGVVGIDVNDIRASDNFFDLGGDSLLVLRAVQQTELLLGYRVEPRRYLFENLGQIAASSTFHPVHTAGPDSIPSELQGLPAAATPPRGGLLGRALGGWLRKG encoded by the coding sequence ATGAACGCCGTCTTGCGCCCCGCCACCGGCAACGGAACGGGCCCCGCCGCCGGCGGGATCATCGAGTGCGTCATCCCGACCACCGAATCGCAGCGCGAAGTCTGGCTCGGCGCCATGCTGAGCCCGGAGGCTTCGCTGGCCTACAACGAATCGGTGCTGCTGCGCCTGCACGGCCCGCTGAATGCGCGCGCCCTGGGCCTTGCCATGGCCGAGCTGGTCGAGCGCCATCAGTCGCTGCGCGCCACCATCGCGCCGGACGGCGGCTGCATGCTCGTCGGCCAGGCGCCGGCCGAGCCGATGGGCATGATGGACCTTGCCGCGCTCGATGCATCGTCGCGCGAGCAGGTGCTCGAGTCGGCGCGCAACGCGGCGGTGTGCACGCCCTATTCGCTGGAGCACGGGCCGCTGTTCCGCGCCGTGCTCTACCGGCTGGGCGAGGACGAGCATGAACTGGTCATGTCGGCGCACCACGTGGTGTGCGACGGCTGGTCGTGGGCGGTCATCACCGAGCAACTGGGCCACCTGTATGCCGAGCAGATCGGCCAGGGCCTGCGGCTGAAGGCCGCGCCGTCCTTCGCCGACTTCGCGGCCGAGGAAGCCGCCGAGGCGGCGCACCCCGACATGCAGCAGCACGTGGACTACTGGCTCGAGCGCTTCTCGGGCGGCACGCCGCCCGTGCTCGAACTGCCGCTGGACCATCCGCGCCCGGCCGTGCGCACCTTCACGTCGCTGCGCACCGAACGCACGCTCGACCGTCGCCTGGTCACCGCCATGCGCTCTGTCAGCACCAAGGCCGGCACCAGCCTGTTCGCGGGCCTGCTCGGCGCCTTCGTCGCCACGCTGCATCGCCTCACGGGGCAGGACGACATCGTGGTCGGCATTCCGGCCTCGGGCCAGCTGGCGCGCGACATGCCCGGCCTGGTGGGCCATTGCGTGAACCTGCTGCCGCTGCGCGTGAATGCGCATGCGCATCTGCGCTTCGACGAACTCATGAGCGAATGCGGCACCGCGGTGCTCGACGCCTTCGAGCACCAGTCGCTGACCTATGGCGCGCTGCTCGGCCAGCTCTCGCTGCAGCGCGACGCCAGCCGGCTGCCTCTGGTGAGCGTGATGTTCAACGTCGACCCCGACGTGGCCAGCGGCACCGACAGCTTCGTGGGCCTGTCCGTCAAGCAGGACACCGTGCCGCGCCAGTACGAGAACTTCGAGTTGTTCCTGAACCTGCGGCCGCTCGAAGGCGGGCTGGTGATCGAGGCCCAGTACAACACGGGCCTGTTCGACGAGCTCAGCGTGCAGCGCTGGCTCGACATGTTCGAGTGCGTGCTGCGCTCGGCCACGCGCGACCCGTCCGAGGCCATCGGCCGGCTCGAGGTGCTGTCGACCGAGGCCTCGCTGGTGCTGGCCGCGCTGCAGCCCGCGCCCACCGAGCTGCTGGGCGAACCCCTGGCGCATGCCGGCTTCGTCGCCCGCGCCCTGCTGCAGCCCGACCGCCCGGCGCTGCGCGACGGCGCGCGCCGCAGCAGCTACGCCGCACTCGATGCGCAATCGAACCGTCTGGCGCATGCGCTGCGCGAGCGCGGCATCGGCCGGGGCCAGCGCGTGGGCCTGTGCCTGGAGCGCGGCACCGACATGCTGGTGGCGCTGCTGGCGGTGCTGAAGTCGGGCGCCGCCTACGTGCCGCTCGACCCGGCTTTTCCGCAGGCGCGGCTCGACCACTACGCCGAAGACGCACGGCTCGGCCTGCTGCTCACCACCTCCGACATCGCGGCCGCCCCGCGCCAGTGGCGCGCCGACGCAGGCCTGCGCATTTTCGAGATCGACCGCGACACCGCCTGGCACCAGGCCCCCGCTGACGCGCTCGAGCCCGGCGAGCAGGACGCCGGTGCCGAAGACCCGGCCTATGTGATCTACACCTCAGGCTCCACCGGCAAGCCCAAGGGCGTGTGCGTGCCGCACCGCGCCGTGGCCAACCTGCTGCAGTCGATGCGCGTGGAGCCCGGCATCGGCGCGATGGACCGCATCGCGGCCGTCACCACGCTGTCTTTCGACATCGCCGTGGCCGAGCTGCTGCTGCCGCTCGCGGCCGGCGCCGAGATCGTGATGGTGCAGCGCGAGACCGCCATGGACGGCAACCGCCTGCGCGCCCTGCTCGAGGAAGAAGACGTCACCATCCTGCAGGCCACGCCCGGCATGTGGCAACTGCTGCTCGACGCCCAGTGGCCCGGCGCCTCGGGCTTCCGGGGCTGGATCGGCGGCGAGCCGGTGCGTCCGCGGCTGGCGCTGGAACTGCTCGAACGCTGCGAGCAGCTGTGGAACGTCTACGGCCCGACCGAGACCACGGTGTGGTCGACCGTGTGGAACATGCAGCGCGACGTGGTGGCCTCGCGCGGCGTGTCGATCGGCCATCCGATCGACAACACGCAGGTGTGGATCCTCGATGCCGAGCTGCGGCCCTGCCCGCTCGGCGTGCCGGGCGAAATCTGCATCGGCGGCGACGGCGTGACGCTGGGCTACCACGAACGGCCGGAGCTCACGGCCGAGCGCTTCGTCACCGCGCGCATCCTCGGCCACGCCACGGCCCTGTACCGCACCGGCGACCGCGGCCGCTGGCGCAACGACGGCCTGCTGGAGCACATGGGCCGACTCGACTTCCAGGTGAAGGTGCGCGGCTACCGCATCGAGCCCGGCGAGATCGAGGCCCGCTGCAACGAGGTTGCCGGCGTCTCGCGCAGCGTGGTCGTGGCGCGCGAGGACAACCCCGGCGACGTGCGGCTGGTGGCCTACCTCGCGCTGGCACCCAACGCGGCCGGCGCCGCCTTCGACCTCGACGCGCTGATGCGGCACCTGCAGGCCAGCCTGCCGGCCTTCATGCTGCCGCAGCACGTGGTCACGCTCGCCAGCCTGCCGACCCTGCCCAACGGCAAGCTCGACCGCGCCTCGCTGCCCGCGCCGCAGGCCGTGCCGCGCGAAAACATGCAGCGCGGCGCCGGCCCGCGCAGCGACAGCGAACGCAAGGTGCTCGCGGCCATGGAGCAGGTGCTGAGCCTGCCCGGCCTGGACATGAAGGACGACTTCTTCACCATGGGCGGCCATTCGCTGCTGGCCGCGCGGCTGGCCACGCTGCTGAGCCGCGAGTTCCAGATCACGCTGCCGCTGCGCACCCTGTTCGAGGCGCCCACCGCCGAGCGGCTGGCCGTGGCCGTCGAGGCGCTGCAGGGCGCAGGTGTCGGCGAGCGCGTGCCGCTGGCGCACCGCCCCGACCGCGCGACCGCGCCGATGACGCCGTCGCAGGAGCGCATCCGCTTCATGGAAGAGCTGCACCCCGGCCGCTCGGTCTACAACGCGCCGTCGGCGCAGCGGCTGCTGGGCGAGTTCGACGCGGCGCGCTTCGAATCGGTGCTGCGCGAGATCATCCGTCGCCAGCCCGCGCTGCGCACCAGCATGGGCACCGATCCGGTCAGCGGACAGTCTGTCCAGTCGATTGCGCAGTCTGTGGATTTCTCGCTGCCGGTGATCGACCTGCGCGACCTGCCCGCCGACCAGCGCGAGGCCGAACTGGCCGAGCAGATGCAGGAGCTGGCCGACCGGCCCATCGACATCCACCGCGCGCCGATGGCCCATGCGGCGCTGTTCCGGCTCGACGAGCGCGACCATGCCTTCGTGTTCGTGCCGCATCACCTGGTGTGGGACGGCTGGTCTTTCGACCTGATGCAGCGCGAGCTTTCCGCGCTGTACGACGCCGCGGAGCGCGGCCGTCCGCACGGCCTGCCGGCCATCGCGACCACGCACGGCGATTACGCCGAATGGCTCGCGCAGTGGATGCAGGAGCCGGCGTTCGACGAGCAGATCGGCTTCTGGCGCAAGCGCTTCGCCGCCGCGCCGCTGCCCCGGCTGCCCAACACCGACATGCCGCGCCGCGCCGGCAAGAGCGGCCAGGGCGGCACGCAGTGGATCCAGATCGACCTGGCGACCACGCAGCGGCTGCGCGAAGTGGCGCGCGGCATGGACGTGACGCTCAGCATGCTGACCTTCGGCCTCTACGCGCTGACCATGGCCTGCACCATCGGCTCCGACAGCATCGTCATCGCCAACCCGGTGCGCGGGCGCCAGCAGCCCGAAACCGAGGACGTGATGGGCGTCTTCAACAACGTGCTGCCGGTGTCGCTGCAGGTGGACATGCGCCAGTCGCTGCCCGGTTTCATGCGCTACGTGAAGGAAGAGCTGCTCACGCTCATGAACTACCAGCAGGTGCCGTTCGAGCGCCTGATGGCCGAGCCCGGCTCCGGCGGACAGGCCAAGGCCTCGGGCCCGTACCAGTCGATGTTCTCGTTCCAGGATGCACGCGACCGCTCGCGCCGCCTGGGCAGCCTGCAGACGCGGCAGATGCACCTGATGCAGCGCGGCGCCACCGACGACATCGGCGTGTGGCTGATGGACAAGCCCGGCGGCCTGGAAGGCGCGCTGATCTACAACGCCGACATCTACCTGCGCGAGACCGGCGCCCAGCTGCGCGAGCGCTACCTCGAACTGCTGCAGCGCGCCGCCGACCGGCCCGAAGGCAGCCTCGCCTACATCGCGAGCGCCGAAGGCTCCAGCAGCGCCGCCTACCTGCGCAAGCTGGCCGCCGACACGTCGCGTGCCGAGGCGCCGGCCAGCGCGGCACCGGGCGCGCCCAAGGCAAAGACCGGCCTGATGAACCCCGAGCAGGCGCAGTTGGCGCAGGTGTGGGCCGGCGTGGTCGGCATCGACGTCAACGACATCCGCGCGAGCGACAACTTCTTCGACCTGGGCGGCGATTCGCTGCTGGTGCTGCGGGCAGTGCAGCAGACCGAGCTGCTGCTGGGCTACCGCGTGGAGCCGCGCCGCTACCTGTTCGAGAACCTCGGGCAGATCGCCGCGTCGTCGACCTTCCATCCGGTGCACACGGCCGGTCCGGACAGCATCCCGTCGGAACTGCAGGGCCTGCCCGCCGCCGCCACGCCGCCGCGCGGCGGCCTGCTGGGGCGCGCCCTCGGCGGCTGGCTGCGCAAGGGCTGA
- a CDS encoding peptidoglycan DD-metalloendopeptidase family protein, with amino-acid sequence MTGRKWGAGIALIAALTLAACTTTKAPVAGPGEYVVQPGDTLYRIASRTGRTPGEIARWSNLQDPDRLEAGQVLRVAPPGGASAPSADASAPPPPPPRADRPRPPPPRPAAREPDPVVPPAARRSDWGWPAQGQVVAGFNGSSNKGIDIGGNTGDPVVSIGNGSVAVTETLRGYGSVLMVDHGGSYMSVYTNVRSVLVKQGQRVQRGQKIAEIGGADAGHPKLHFEIRYRGKAVDPRQYLPAR; translated from the coding sequence GTGACAGGCAGGAAATGGGGCGCGGGCATCGCGCTGATCGCGGCATTGACGCTGGCGGCGTGCACCACGACGAAGGCCCCGGTGGCGGGGCCCGGCGAATACGTGGTGCAGCCCGGAGACACGCTCTACCGCATCGCCTCCCGGACCGGCCGTACGCCGGGCGAGATCGCCCGCTGGAGCAACCTGCAGGACCCGGACCGCCTGGAAGCGGGGCAGGTGCTGCGCGTGGCACCGCCGGGCGGCGCTTCGGCGCCGTCGGCGGATGCATCGGCGCCGCCACCGCCGCCTCCCAGGGCCGACCGCCCCAGGCCGCCACCACCTCGCCCCGCCGCACGGGAGCCCGACCCGGTCGTGCCGCCGGCCGCGCGCCGCAGCGACTGGGGCTGGCCGGCGCAAGGGCAGGTCGTCGCGGGCTTCAACGGCAGCAGCAACAAGGGCATCGACATCGGCGGCAACACAGGCGACCCGGTGGTGTCCATCGGCAACGGTTCGGTGGCCGTCACCGAGACGCTGCGCGGCTACGGCAGCGTGCTCATGGTCGACCACGGCGGCTCTTATATGTCGGTCTACACCAATGTGCGCTCGGTGCTGGTGAAGCAGGGGCAGCGCGTGCAGCGCGGCCAGAAGATCGCCGAGATCGGCGGCGCCGACGCCGGCCATCCCAAGCTGCACTTCGAAATCCGCTACCGCGGCAAGGCCGTCGACCCCCGGCAGTACCTGCCGGCCCGGTAG
- a CDS encoding 4'-phosphopantetheinyl transferase family protein — translation MKSATLARSIDASVCRYVDLDEFTDLLPAQILSERECERADGFRFAADKQRFVAAHIALRQVLSAHTGLPADALDFAVGAFGKPSLPGRPRTQFSMSHSQGLALIAIGGRGPLGADIELLRRVPDAAALAARHFTRRENEALAALPAHERDRAFLTCWTRKEACLKAIGVGLLVSPQSFEVGLEPDCRSVELSVAGRILWLVLGAAPPRMDCVGSIAEWRETQGRAAVNGPMAEARA, via the coding sequence ATGAAAAGCGCCACCCTCGCACGCTCCATCGACGCATCGGTCTGCCGGTACGTCGACCTGGACGAATTCACCGACCTGCTGCCCGCGCAGATCCTGTCGGAGCGGGAGTGCGAGCGGGCGGACGGCTTCCGGTTCGCCGCCGACAAGCAGCGCTTCGTGGCGGCGCACATCGCGCTGCGGCAGGTGCTGTCGGCGCACACCGGGCTGCCCGCCGACGCGCTGGACTTCGCGGTCGGCGCCTTCGGCAAGCCTTCTCTGCCGGGCCGTCCGCGCACGCAGTTCTCGATGAGCCACAGCCAGGGTCTGGCGCTGATCGCCATCGGCGGGCGCGGTCCGCTGGGCGCCGACATCGAGCTGCTGCGCCGGGTGCCCGATGCCGCCGCGCTGGCCGCGCGGCATTTCACGCGGCGCGAGAACGAGGCGCTGGCCGCCCTGCCCGCGCATGAACGCGACCGCGCCTTCCTGACCTGCTGGACCCGCAAGGAGGCCTGCCTGAAGGCCATCGGCGTGGGCCTGCTGGTGTCGCCGCAGAGCTTCGAGGTCGGGCTGGAGCCCGATTGCCGCAGCGTGGAGCTGTCGGTGGCCGGCCGCATCCTGTGGCTGGTGCTGGGGGCCGCGCCGCCGCGCATGGACTGCGTCGGCTCCATCGCGGAATGGCGCGAGACACAGGGCCGCGCGGCCGTCAACGGCCCGATGGCGGAGGCACGCGCATGA
- a CDS encoding class I SAM-dependent methyltransferase → MLSDILLPDVVLKRRGLYYESVLPANSDALTANAIYFGNEAWAQEYLDFCHRDAYFRSRWLAAGGDWTGKVVIDLGCGPGNIFATLGGKPRMLIGVDVAGGSLELASRLGYTAVLADAAHTPFRSRVADIVAINASLHHCDDMKAVLREGARLVKPDGLLITDHDPQLTAWDYKGLAKWMWDARLWVYRMMRRGFHKTGSQQSWGLQTEVHHRPGDGVTPDLFRRTLEPLGFEVRVYPHNHQVGAQALEGEVGPAQWKYRMGNRLSGRDPGAPASALSLMCIARRTEA, encoded by the coding sequence ATGCTCAGCGACATCTTATTACCCGATGTAGTTCTCAAGCGTCGCGGCCTTTATTACGAGTCTGTTCTCCCGGCCAATTCGGATGCATTGACCGCCAATGCCATTTATTTCGGCAATGAGGCCTGGGCCCAGGAATACCTGGATTTCTGCCATCGCGACGCATATTTCAGGAGCCGTTGGCTCGCGGCTGGCGGAGACTGGACGGGCAAGGTGGTGATCGACCTGGGTTGCGGCCCCGGCAATATCTTTGCCACGCTCGGCGGCAAGCCCAGGATGCTGATCGGCGTGGACGTGGCCGGCGGCTCGCTCGAGCTGGCTTCGCGCCTGGGCTATACGGCGGTGCTGGCCGACGCGGCGCACACGCCGTTTCGCTCGCGGGTGGCGGACATCGTGGCCATCAATGCGTCGCTGCACCATTGCGACGACATGAAGGCCGTATTGCGCGAAGGCGCGCGGCTCGTCAAACCCGACGGCCTGCTCATTACCGACCACGACCCGCAATTGACCGCGTGGGATTACAAAGGCCTCGCCAAATGGATGTGGGACGCGCGCCTGTGGGTCTACCGCATGATGCGGCGCGGATTCCACAAGACCGGCAGCCAGCAGTCATGGGGGCTGCAGACCGAAGTGCACCACCGGCCCGGCGACGGGGTCACGCCCGACCTGTTCAGGCGCACCCTGGAGCCGCTGGGCTTCGAGGTCCGCGTCTACCCCCACAACCATCAGGTGGGTGCGCAAGCCCTCGAGGGCGAGGTCGGCCCGGCGCAATGGAAATACCGCATGGGCAACCGGCTGTCGGGCCGCGACCCGGGCGCGCCGGCCAGCGCGCTGTCCCTGATGTGCATCGCCAGGCGCACCGAGGCCTGA